Within Sorangiineae bacterium MSr11367, the genomic segment GAAAGCTTCTTCATGGCAGAACTCCTTTTGGAAGAGCTTGCACCATAGAATGGCGACCTTTCGACCGCAAGGTCGGTGTCCGAAGAACATTACCCTGCCATCGAACGCGCAAACGCCGGACGCGCCATACAGCGCCCGACCCATTCCGTTGCGCGCGGCCCCATGGGCAAGCCCGCCATGCGCAGGCCGAAGGCTGCGTTGCCCGCAACCGTCACGTCCGCGAGCGAGAAGGCATCGCCCAAGATGTACGCGCGGCCCTCGAGCCGTGCCTCGAGAAGCGACGCGTTCTGCTCCCACTCTTTGCGCGCTTGCTCGCCAATCCAGGCGACACGTTTCTCCGGCGGAAGCAACCCCGGAAAGTGCGACGCGCCATCGTGAAGCGCGAAATAACGCGCGCCCTGGACGAGTTCCACCAAGCCCCACACGGACCACGAATACGCCTCCGCGCGCGCAGGCGAATCGGCCTTGGGCCAGAGTCCTTTTTCCACGCCGTATCGTTCGCCAAGATGGAAAAGAATGGCTAGATTCTCGAAGATCTTCGCTTCGCCATCGACGAGTGCAGGCACCTTGCCGTTAGGATTGATCTTCAAGTAATCCGGCTTCTTTTGATCGCCGGCACGCAGATCCAGCTTGACCTTTTCGAACGGAATCCCGAGCTCTTCGAGCGCCCAAAATGCGCGCGTCGCCGAACTCATGGGTGCGTAATACAAGGTGATTGCCATATCGCTCTCCTCGCCATCATGGGTACCGAAACGGCGGGAGAAATAGTAGGAAGAAAGCCCAAATGTCGAACGACGACATCCCGACGACCAACATGAATCAGCGCGTCCCGGTCTCCATCCAGGACGAGATGCGCACGAGCTACCTCGACTACGCGATGAGCGTCATCATCGGGCGCGCCATCCCGGACGCGCGCGATGGGCTGAAGCCCGTCCACCGGCGGATTTTGTACTCGATGTACGAGCAGAAAATCCTCCCCGGCAGCGCGCACCGCAAGAGCGCCACCGTGGTTGGAGACGTGCTCGGTAAGTACCACCCGCACGGCGACGCCAGCGTCTACGACGCCATGGTGCGCCTCGCGCAGGATTTTTCCATGCGCTACATGCTGGTGGACGGCCAGGGCAACTTCGGCTCCGTCGACGGCGACCCGCCGGCCGCGTACCGATACACGGAAGCGCGCCTCTCGCGCATCTCGATGGAGCTCCTGGCGGACATCGAGAAGGAGTGTGTCGACCACGCCCCCAACTTCGACGACCGCCTCGAGGAGCCGACGGTGCTCCCCGCGCGCATCCCCAACCTGCTCATCAACGGATCGGGCGGTATCGCGGTCGGTATGGCCACGAACGTCCCGCCGCACAACCTGGGCGAGGTGCTGGACGCGACGGTCCATTTGATCCGCAACCCGCAAGCGCCCATCGAAGAGTTGATGCGCTTCATCCCGGGGCCGGACTTCCCCACCGCAGGCCTCATTTACGGCCGCACCGGCATCGAGCAGGCGCAGCGCACGGGCCGCGGATCCATCGTGATGCGCGCCCGGATGAACGTCGAGAAAGCACCGGGCAAGGGTGAGCGCGAGCTCATCGTGGTCAACGAGATCCCGTACCAGGTGAACAAGGCGCGCGTGCACGCCAAGATCGGCGAGCTGATTCGCGAGAAGAAGATCGAAGGCATCAGCGAGGTGCGCGACGAGTCCGACCGCGATGGCATCCGCCTGGTCATCGAATTGAAGCGGGACGTCGTCCCCCAAGTGATGATCAACCAGCTTTACCGGATGACCGATCTGCAGACGAGCTTCGGCGTCATCAACCTGGCCATCGTCGCCGGCCGCCCCGCGGTGCTCAATTTGAAGGAGACGCTGGCCGTCTTCATCGAACACCGCCGCGACGTCGTCACCCGCCGCACGCGCTTCGAGCTGCGCCAGGCGGAGGCCGCACGCGAAATCGTCGAGGGTCTCGGCATGGCGGTGACCGACGTGGACAAGGTCATCAAGACCATCCGCGCCGCACGCGATTCCGACGAAGCCAAGACGGAACTGCTCAAGCTCCCGCTGGTGGGCCTCGAGGCGTTCGTGCGCCGCGCCGGCCGCCCCGAGGAGGAAATCGAAGCGGCGAAGGCCCGCGGCGAGTACTTCCTCTCCGAGCGCCAGGCTAAGGCGATCCTCGAGATGCGCCTGGCACGCCTCACGGGCCTCGAGCACGAGAAGCTGGCCGCCGAGTACGGGCAGTTGAGCGACACGATCGCGCGCCTGCAGGCGATTTTGGCGGATGAAAAGCTGCTCTTCGACGTCATCGTCATGGAGCTGGAAGAGATCCGCACGAAGTACGCCGACAAGCGCCGCACGGAGATCGTGGCCAGCGATGCGGACATCCAGGACGAGGACCTGATCCAAGAAGAGGACATGGTCGTCACCATTTCCCACGCGGGCTACATCAAGCGGACGAGCACCAGCACGTACCGCGCGCAGCGCCGCGGCGGAAAAGGCAAGATCGGCATGGAGGCGCGGGACGAAGACTGGGTCACCCAGCTCTTCGTGGCCTCGACCCACGCCTACGTCTTCTTCTTCTCCGACAAGGGCAAGGTTTACGTCAAAAAGGTGTACGAGATCCCGCTCGCCGCGCGCAATGCGAAGGGCCGCGCGATCATCAACTTCGTCGGCATGGAGCAGGGCGAGAAGGTCGCCGCCATCGTCGAGGTGCCGAAGATCGAGCCCGGCAAGTTCGTGGTGACGCTCACGCGCCGCGGGCAGATCAAGAAGAGCGAGCTGACGGACTACGAGAACTTCCGCGAGAAGGGCATCATCGGCGTGAAGATCGAGGGCGACGATCAGCTGCTCTCGGCCGCGCTCACCGACGGCGAGCGCGAGTTCATCATCGCGACCAAGCAGGGTATGTCCATCCGCTTCGACGAGAAGCAAGTGCGGCCCACCGGGCGCGCCACCATGGGCGTGAAGGCCATCGAGCTGGTCGACGACGACACCGTGGTGGGCATGGGCGTGACGCAGCCGGATCGCCCGTACGTGCTCGCGGTCTGCGAGAAGGGCTACGGCAAGCGCACCCTGCTCGACGAGTTCCGTTCGCAGAACCGCGGCGGCAAGGGCATCATCCTGATCGACGCCAGCGAGCGCAACGGGCCGGTGGTCGACGTCATTCTGGTCAAGCAAGTCGGCGACGAGGTGATGCTCATCACCGACCGCGGTCAGATGCTGCGCACCAAGGTGGACGAGATCCGCGAGACGGGCCGCAACGCCCAGGGCGTGCGCATCATGAGCGTCGACGGCGAAGAGCGCGTCGTCGGTCTCGAGCGCCTCGAGGAGAGCTCCGCCGACGAGAATGCGGAAGGCGGCAGCATGCTTCCGCCGCCGCCGGACGGTACGGTCGAGGGCGGCGCCGAGCCTCCGAGCGAAAACGGGAGCCCCGACGACGGCGGAGCCCCGCCCGCATCAACCTTGAATTGACGATGGCCGCTGCGAAAAAGAAGGCGGCTTCTCGCTCTCCCGCGGCGAAAAAGACGTCCCGGCTCCCTCCTGGGGGAGCCAAGAAGGCCGCCCCGTCCAAACCGGAAAAGCTCGACGTCTTCCGCCGCCTGGCCGAGTACCACGCCGACGCGCACTGCGAGCTCGATCACAAGAACGCGTTCGAGCTGCTCTGCGCCACGGTGCTCTCCGCGCAGAGCACGGACGTCGCGGTAAACAAGCTGACCCCTGCCCTCTTCGCGCGCTACCCGGATGCCCAATCGATGGCGTCCGCGAAGCCCGAGGACCTCGAGGAGCTCATCAGCCGCATTGGCATGTACCGGCAAAAGACGAAGAGCCTCCTCGCGCTTTCGCAAGGCATCGTCGAAAACCACGGCGGTGAAGTGCCGCGCACCCTGGCGGAGCTCACCAAGCTCCGCGGGGTCGGCCGCAAGACCGCCAACGTCGTCCTGGGCGTCGCCTTCGGCACCCCCGAGGGCGTCGTCGTCGACACCCACGTGCAACGCATCTCCCAGCGCCTCGGCTGGACCAAGAACCAAGAGCCGCCGGAAATCGAGCAAGACCTCTGCGCCCTGCTGCCCCGCAGCGAATGGGATCACGCGAGCCACGTGCTCATCTTCCACGGCCGCCGCGTCTGCGGCGCCATCAAGCCCAATTGCGAAGGCTGCCCCGTCAACGACGTCTGCCCTTGCGCCTTCCGCGCCGAGCAAGTCGGCCGCAAAGCCGCCCGCGCCCGCTGAAATACACTGGATAGCCGGCGCCCTCTATGGAGCGCCGGCATCCGGCTATCCTCGTCGACGGCGAATTACGGCGTGACGATGGTGAGCTTCGGTGACGTGGTGAGCGTGCCGGTCACCGTACAGCCACCTGCGAGGGGCGCGTTGTTGAAGGTGAGCGAGCCCGCGGCATTGTCATACGTGGCAACGACCGCGCTGGGGCCGCACGCGCCCGCGAGGCTGTTGACCGTCACGTTCTGAATGGTGACTTGCGTCAGCGAGTCCGCCTTCACCGCCCACGGGAAACCCTGGGCCGCGAGGCTGTTGCAGACCGATCCGCCGCTGAACGTCGCCGTGGTGACCGCGCCGCCGCCATTGGCGTCCGTGGCGCCGCCGAAGTTGGCGTTGCAATTGAGGGTAATGCCACCTTTGACGAGCGTGCTTGCACCGGTCGCCGAAAAGTTCGTCGATACCGGTGTAAGGCGGAAGGTCGCATCGGTATCGTCCGACGCAAAAGCGCCTAATGCCAACACGGATCCCAAGGCGATGGCTTTGATCGCGTACATTTAGATTACCTCCGTCGGAACGCAACGTCGCACATCTCACGTGCGCGTGTCTCGTCATTAATGTACGAACATTCATTTCATGATTCGATTTTAACGAAATTAAAGTAGCCAGTCAGAGCTCAATGGGTCGCTATCCGAATGGCTATACGTTCGGAAGGATGTCAATCAGAGTCTCTCGACCGGATGGGCTCTACTTTAAAATGCAGAATCAAATGACATTCGACACGGCGCCAGGCATTTTTGCCCGGCATTCGTCATCGATTCGCGACGTCGAGCGACCGCCCGCTCCCCTTTGGGTCAACGAAGTTGGCAATGACGCTTAGCGGTATATGCTTCGTTGGCGCGTTATGCGGCGCGCAAATCTGACAAGAAATTTAGAAATCACCAACAAGTGAGGAAAACGGTCATGGCTTCTATGGCTTGCAAAACAATCAGGTGCGGCGCGGCACTCGGAGTGGGTGCACTCGCCTTTTCGCTGGCATTCGTAGGATGTTCTTCCGATGACACGTCGACCCCGACAGGTGACGGGGGTAACAAAGATACGGGCACCGGCAACGACGCCGGCCCCGGCGTCGACTCCGGCCCGCCGGCCCCGGGAATGGTGACGCAGAAGGGCATCATTTCCGACTATCCCCCGGGCGGCGGAGAGGGCGTCGTGGGGGCCACAATCGATGTCGGAAACGGCCACACCGCCACGACGGTCGACAAAGCAGGGACGACCCCCAAGGGCTCCTATTCGCTCGCCGTGCCGAAAGACACGCCGTACTTCATGCGAATTTCGAAGGCCGGATACACCACCTTGATCGAGCAAGAGTGGCTGGTGACCGGCGACGCCAACCGCGGCAAGAGCGTGTTTCCCGACAAGCAGGCAACCTCGTTGCTCGTTCAGGTCATTCAGGGCAACCCATCCTTCCCGAAGGCGGACCCGCAGAAGGGCGTACTCGCCGTTGGCCTCATCAAAGGAACCTGCGCCACGGAGGGCGGCGCGACGATCCGCGTCGAGCCGGGCACGAGCGCGCTGTTGGCCGACGACGCAGGAACGGATGCAGGGTCGGACGCCGGCACCGACGGTCCGAAGGTCGTCTACCTCACGAGCGCGGCCTTCCCGGATACGTCGGCCCAAAAGACGCAGGATGGCGCAACGACCCCGACGGCCATCATCTACAACGTCCCGCCCGGCAACCGCTTCAAAATCACGGTCGAGCACCCGACCTGCAACGTCGAGCCCTTCCCCTTCAACGACCCGGCCGCCCCGGCCATCAAGTACACCGGCAACATCGTCGTCGAGCCGCTCGGCAACCCGGCGGAAGACGGCGGTACGAACGTGTCGACGTTCGCGCGCATCCTGCTCTCCAAGAAGCCCTGAAACGCAAAACGCCACCGCATGGCGCCACTCGTGTTGCCTGGCGCCATGGGTGGCGGATCTGCCAACGACGTTGGCGTGGGTCCGCTAGGACGACGGTGTCGACATCTTGCCGAGCAGCCACTGGAGGCCGGCAAGGTGTTGCTGGTCGTGGCTGCAGAGGAAGTGGATCAGCCCCTTCAAGGTGAGCGATCCATAGCTGCCAAAGGAACCGGTTCGTGCCAGTTGGGCATCGGTGAGGCCGGCAATCGTCTTCACGGTTTCGAGGCGGGCGGCGCGAAAGGTGGCCAGCGCCTCGCGCGGATTGGCGTCGGCGTATTGACGCTCGGCGGCGAGCTCGTAGCTCTCGATGTCCGCGAGCACCGGGTTGGTCTCCTCGACCATGCGGCGGATCCGCACGTGGTAGCCGTCGATCTCGATGTCGCGCACGTGGCAGACTTGTTCGAGCACGGTGAATTGCTCGCTTGGAATGCCGTCCCATGACGGCGGCACCCAGCGGAGAGACGTCTCTGGGACCTCACCGAAAACTCGCTCGAGCGCGTCGGGAAACGATGAGAGCGCGGAAAGGGTTGCTGAGTTCATGACCCGCCTATGTGGGGCCTTTCCTCATGCGAAGCAACCCCGCGCCTCTGCCGGTCCAACCACGACGCCGCCCTGCGTCGGCGC encodes:
- the gyrA gene encoding DNA gyrase subunit A, translated to MSNDDIPTTNMNQRVPVSIQDEMRTSYLDYAMSVIIGRAIPDARDGLKPVHRRILYSMYEQKILPGSAHRKSATVVGDVLGKYHPHGDASVYDAMVRLAQDFSMRYMLVDGQGNFGSVDGDPPAAYRYTEARLSRISMELLADIEKECVDHAPNFDDRLEEPTVLPARIPNLLINGSGGIAVGMATNVPPHNLGEVLDATVHLIRNPQAPIEELMRFIPGPDFPTAGLIYGRTGIEQAQRTGRGSIVMRARMNVEKAPGKGERELIVVNEIPYQVNKARVHAKIGELIREKKIEGISEVRDESDRDGIRLVIELKRDVVPQVMINQLYRMTDLQTSFGVINLAIVAGRPAVLNLKETLAVFIEHRRDVVTRRTRFELRQAEAAREIVEGLGMAVTDVDKVIKTIRAARDSDEAKTELLKLPLVGLEAFVRRAGRPEEEIEAAKARGEYFLSERQAKAILEMRLARLTGLEHEKLAAEYGQLSDTIARLQAILADEKLLFDVIVMELEEIRTKYADKRRTEIVASDADIQDEDLIQEEDMVVTISHAGYIKRTSTSTYRAQRRGGKGKIGMEARDEDWVTQLFVASTHAYVFFFSDKGKVYVKKVYEIPLAARNAKGRAIINFVGMEQGEKVAAIVEVPKIEPGKFVVTLTRRGQIKKSELTDYENFREKGIIGVKIEGDDQLLSAALTDGEREFIIATKQGMSIRFDEKQVRPTGRATMGVKAIELVDDDTVVGMGVTQPDRPYVLAVCEKGYGKRTLLDEFRSQNRGGKGIILIDASERNGPVVDVILVKQVGDEVMLITDRGQMLRTKVDEIRETGRNAQGVRIMSVDGEERVVGLERLEESSADENAEGGSMLPPPPDGTVEGGAEPPSENGSPDDGGAPPASTLN
- a CDS encoding glutathione S-transferase family protein, giving the protein MAITLYYAPMSSATRAFWALEELGIPFEKVKLDLRAGDQKKPDYLKINPNGKVPALVDGEAKIFENLAILFHLGERYGVEKGLWPKADSPARAEAYSWSVWGLVELVQGARYFALHDGASHFPGLLPPEKRVAWIGEQARKEWEQNASLLEARLEGRAYILGDAFSLADVTVAGNAAFGLRMAGLPMGPRATEWVGRCMARPAFARSMAG
- the nth gene encoding endonuclease III; translation: MAAAKKKAASRSPAAKKTSRLPPGGAKKAAPSKPEKLDVFRRLAEYHADAHCELDHKNAFELLCATVLSAQSTDVAVNKLTPALFARYPDAQSMASAKPEDLEELISRIGMYRQKTKSLLALSQGIVENHGGEVPRTLAELTKLRGVGRKTANVVLGVAFGTPEGVVVDTHVQRISQRLGWTKNQEPPEIEQDLCALLPRSEWDHASHVLIFHGRRVCGAIKPNCEGCPVNDVCPCAFRAEQVGRKAARAR
- a CDS encoding DinB family protein, translated to MNSATLSALSSFPDALERVFGEVPETSLRWVPPSWDGIPSEQFTVLEQVCHVRDIEIDGYHVRIRRMVEETNPVLADIESYELAAERQYADANPREALATFRAARLETVKTIAGLTDAQLARTGSFGSYGSLTLKGLIHFLCSHDQQHLAGLQWLLGKMSTPSS